The Montipora foliosa isolate CH-2021 chromosome 14, ASM3666993v2, whole genome shotgun sequence genome window below encodes:
- the LOC137985472 gene encoding lactadherin-like: protein MTTSSNYSSYWLPHYGHLNDTRGGGWAARLSSSVSDWLQIDFERTVQVCAVETQGDVDGIAWVIDFYLSFSSDGASWSNFTYENGTQVIFTTCRQGDSNYIDQEMLPVTVFARYIRFHPISQHAWNTLRVEVYEGNASLSPCSTLLESSSTQRPNTSLASINITVAFFKVWS from the exons ATGACTACCTCCTCGAATTATTCCAGTTATTGGTTACCCCATTACGGACATCTCAATGATACGAGAGGTGGTGGCTGGGCAGCGAGATTATCATCTagtgtttctgattggctccaGATAGACTTTGAAAGGACTGTTCAAGTCTGTGCTGTGGAGACTCAAGGCGATGTTGACGGTATTGCGTGGGTTATCGACTTCTACCTCTCTTTCTCGTCCGATGGAGCATCTTGGAGTAATTTTACATATGAAAATGGAACGCAAGTG ATATTTACTACATGTAGACAAGGCGACAGCAATTACATTGACCAGGAAATGTTGCCAGTAACAGTATTTGCAAGATATATTCGGTTTCATCCAATTTCTCAACATGCTTGGAATACCCTGAGAGTAGAGGTTTATGAAG GAAACGCCTCATTGTCTCCTTGCAGCACGCTCTTAGAATCATCTTCAACCCAACGACCAAACACGTCCCTTGCATCGA taaacattacagttgcatttttcaaagtgtGGAGCTGA
- the LOC137985471 gene encoding uncharacterized protein, whose amino-acid sequence MAKLLQMGKEFGLQGEKLLEFVREEEEKEEKRRQLEQKRRREEEEKEEKRRKLEEEREEKRRQFEEERRREQEEREEKKRQLQEEREERRRMHEKDKRKEEEEKEERRRREDEERETRRQERELRKLEMEAELLKQKEAIEVAKREHELEIARLAVENADKRPEVTRNSN is encoded by the exons atggcAAAGCTCTTGCAGATGGGGAAAGAATTCGGATTGCAAGGAGAAAAGCTTCTCGAGTttgtgagggaagaggaagaaaaagaagaaaaacgcagacaactggaacaaaaaagaagaagggaagaggaggaaaaagaagagaaacgcaGAAAACTGGAGGAAGAAAGGGAAGAGAAACGCAGACAAtttgaagaagaacgaagaagggaacaggaagaaagagaagaaaaaaaaaggcaattacaagaagaaagagaagagagacgtcgaATGCATGAGaaggataaaagaaaggaagaggaagagaaggaggaaaggcgcagaagagaagacgaagagagagaaactagacgacaagaacgcgaactaaggaaattggagatggaagccgagctctTGAAACAAAAGGAGGCTATTGAAgtggcaaaaagagaacatgagctggagattgcacgtttggctgtggagaatgctgacaaacgtcctgaa GTAACACGCAACTCGAACTAA